A window of Mustela nigripes isolate SB6536 chromosome 9, MUSNIG.SB6536, whole genome shotgun sequence contains these coding sequences:
- the LOC132024962 gene encoding olfactory receptor 1L3-like, with product MGMSNLTRLSEFILIGLSSRPEDQKPLFALFLIMYLVTLGGNLLIILAIHYDPKLQNPMYFFLSILSFADICYTTVVIPKMLVNFLSETRTISYAKCLAQMYFFLVFGNIDSYLLAAMAIDRYVAICNPFHYVIVMNHRRCLLLVAFSVAFSCLHSLLHVLLVNRLTFCASNVIQHFFCDVNPVLKLACSSTSVNEIVAMTEGMASVMAPCICIVISYLRILIAVFNIPSVAGKCKAFSTCSSHLTVVTLFYGSIGYVYFHPLSRYTVKDRVATIIYTVLTSMLNPFIYSLRNKDMKRGLEKLISRIKAQMDMLPTTRANKIHGS from the coding sequence ATGGGAATGTCCAACCTGACAAGACTCTCTGAATTCATCCTCATAGGACTGTCCTCTCGTCCTGAGGATCAGAAGCCACTCTTTGCCCTCTTTCTTATCATGTACCTGGTCACCTTGGGGGGGAATCTGCTCATCATCTTGGCTATCCACTATGATCCTAAACTCCAAAaccccatgtatttcttcctgaGCATCTTGTCCTTTGCTGATATCTGCTACACAACAGTCGTAATCCCCAAAATGTTAGTGAACTTCTTATCAGAGACAAGGACCATCTCCTATGCCAAATGTCTGGCACAGatgtatttcttcctggtttttggAAACATAGACAGTTATCTCCTGGCAGCTATGGCCATTGACCGCTATGTAGCCATTTGTAACCCTTTCCACTATGTCATTGTGATGAACCACAGACGCTGTCTGTTGCTAGTGGCCTTCTCCGTAGCTTTCTCCTGCCTCCACTCCCTCCTACACGTCCTCCTGGTGAATCGGCTCACCTTCTGTGCATCAAATGTTATCCAACATTTCTTCTGTGATGTCAACCCTGTTCTAAAACTGGCCTGTTCTTCCACCTCTGTCAACGAAATTGTGGCCATGACGGAAGGGATGGCTTCTGTGATGGCCCCATGTATCTGCATTGTCATCTCTTATCTGAGAATCCTCATTGCTGTCTTCAATATTCCCTCAGTGGCTGGAAAATGCAAAGCTTTTTCTACCTGCAGCTCCCATCTCACCGTGGTGACTCTGTTTTATGGGAGTATTGGCTATGTCTATTTCCACCCTTTGTCCAGGTATACTGTCAAAGACCGAGTAGCAACAATCATCTACACTGTACTGACATCGATGTTGAATCCATTTATCTACAGTTTGAGAAACAAAGATATGAAACGGGGCTTAGAGAAACTGATAAGCAGGATTAAGGCTCAAATGGATATGCTTCCTACTACACGAGCCAACAAAATCCATGGATCCTGA